One genomic segment of uncultured Desulfobacter sp. includes these proteins:
- the rsmI gene encoding 16S rRNA (cytidine(1402)-2'-O)-methyltransferase, with product MPGTLYIVATPLGNLEDITFRAVRILKEVDLIAAEDTRHSKKLLGHYGITTPTIACHEHNETPRAHDLIKRLENGTTIALISDAGTPLISDPGYRLVSQAGEKGIPIVPVPGCNAAVTGLSASGLPTDTFLFLGFPPKKQGRLNSFLENAAHHKATLLFYESPRRIIRLISSAITAFGDRQACLARELTKQYEEFIRGPLSLILSTLGARETIKGECVLLIKGADEQPESLSIDQIETMITDGLNQNMRTGELAKKIAELANCPKPRVYDMILSLKNRS from the coding sequence ATGCCCGGCACGCTTTATATTGTAGCAACTCCTTTAGGCAACCTTGAGGATATAACATTTCGGGCGGTACGCATTCTAAAGGAAGTGGACCTGATTGCAGCCGAAGACACCCGTCATTCAAAAAAACTACTGGGTCATTACGGCATCACAACCCCCACAATTGCCTGCCATGAGCATAATGAAACCCCAAGAGCACATGACCTGATCAAACGGCTTGAAAACGGGACTACAATCGCCTTGATCAGCGATGCGGGCACACCTTTAATTTCAGATCCAGGTTACCGTCTGGTTTCCCAGGCCGGAGAAAAAGGCATTCCAATTGTGCCGGTTCCCGGATGCAATGCTGCGGTTACCGGGTTGAGCGCATCCGGCCTGCCCACAGACACATTTCTTTTCCTGGGCTTTCCGCCTAAAAAACAGGGCCGCCTGAACAGTTTTCTTGAAAATGCCGCCCATCACAAGGCCACACTGCTATTTTATGAATCCCCAAGGCGCATTATTCGGTTGATATCTTCGGCGATAACGGCGTTTGGCGACCGCCAGGCCTGTCTTGCCAGGGAATTGACAAAACAGTATGAGGAATTTATTCGTGGTCCTCTATCACTGATTTTATCCACCCTTGGGGCAAGGGAAACCATAAAAGGCGAATGCGTTTTGCTAATTAAAGGAGCAGATGAACAGCCGGAAAGCTTGTCCATAGACCAGATTGAAACCATGATCACGGATGGCCTGAATCAGAATATGCGGACCGGTGAACTTGCAAAAAAAATAGCCGAACTGGCAAACTGCCCTAAGCCCAGGGTTTACGATATGATCCTCTCCCTAAAGAACCGTTCTTAA
- a CDS encoding inorganic phosphate transporter, whose translation MSLQICYIIVGMLLLFAIFDLIVGVTNDAVNFLNSSIGSKAAPFRIIMMIASLGILAGVTFSAGMMEVARKGIFHPELFTMPELLTIFLAVMLTDVLLLDLFNTHGLPTSTTVSIVFELLGAAVALSMIKLSTHTDSGLGLLDYINSTKAITIVLGILLSIIVAFASGAIVQFISRLIFTFNYEKRLKYYGALWGGIALTVITFFILVKGAKGATFMDPQMVTWIKTHSFAIMGGIFVISAIILQIMISAFKINILKPIVLVGTFALAMAFAANDLVNFIGVPLAGLNAFKTALASSDPLNITMGALGGKVHTQTFIMLIAGTIMVVTLWVSRKARTVSETEINLSQQDEGMERFESVWLSRRIVNLFHSLFTSVKAISPPVIGKIVARRLSPIPEASHVGVLKKPSFDLLRASVNLMVASAVVSMATSLKLPLSTTYVTFMVAMGSSFSDQAWGRESAVYRVTGVLTVVGGWFMTALIAFVAAFISGNIIYHFEMYGVVCLMIFVFLMIRRNKKYHEGHEKTKEEITIYHLEVVEDFQSSVSATFDHIALHLQGIRLSLGTAFDALFQEDLDTLRTHRRKVKQFQVHSNIIIANIFKVLRLLQRGDHKGSFNYYQIIRRLQKLNDGYRDIVIRSSRHVANRHKGLLPAQIEELKEIKTEILYILEQVEIAFNKKDIVDCNHIAARFHYLKDLVDEYNANQIARIMEESSKTRLSIMYYAISGNCVMMAKQTVKLLEIFNEALPSKDGDHSCRGRHMD comes from the coding sequence ATGAGCCTTCAAATATGCTATATCATTGTAGGGATGCTGCTCCTGTTTGCAATTTTTGATCTGATTGTTGGGGTCACCAATGATGCGGTTAATTTTTTAAACTCCTCAATCGGATCCAAAGCTGCACCCTTTAGAATAATCATGATGATTGCCAGTCTTGGTATTTTGGCCGGCGTAACTTTTTCTGCCGGCATGATGGAAGTTGCCCGGAAAGGTATTTTTCATCCCGAACTTTTTACCATGCCCGAACTTCTGACTATATTTCTGGCAGTCATGCTCACGGACGTCCTGCTTTTAGATCTTTTCAACACACATGGGCTGCCCACCTCTACGACTGTATCCATTGTATTTGAGTTGCTCGGGGCTGCCGTGGCCCTGTCCATGATAAAACTTTCTACCCATACCGATTCAGGTCTCGGGCTTTTGGATTATATTAACTCAACCAAAGCCATCACAATAGTCTTAGGGATATTATTATCCATTATCGTGGCCTTTGCCTCAGGTGCAATTGTTCAGTTTATATCCAGGCTTATATTCACCTTTAATTATGAAAAACGGCTGAAGTATTACGGTGCGCTATGGGGCGGTATTGCCCTGACCGTCATTACCTTTTTCATCCTTGTAAAAGGGGCCAAAGGGGCCACGTTCATGGATCCACAAATGGTGACATGGATAAAAACCCACTCGTTTGCTATCATGGGCGGTATTTTCGTAATCTCAGCCATCATCCTTCAAATTATGATCAGCGCATTCAAAATAAATATTCTTAAACCCATTGTCCTTGTGGGTACGTTTGCTCTGGCCATGGCTTTTGCAGCCAACGATCTTGTCAATTTTATCGGTGTCCCCCTGGCAGGCCTGAATGCCTTCAAAACAGCTCTGGCCTCATCTGATCCCTTGAACATCACCATGGGGGCACTGGGAGGAAAAGTTCACACCCAGACTTTTATTATGCTCATTGCAGGTACCATCATGGTGGTAACCCTGTGGGTATCACGCAAGGCAAGAACAGTAAGCGAAACAGAAATCAACCTGAGCCAGCAGGATGAAGGCATGGAGCGATTTGAATCCGTCTGGCTTTCCAGACGCATCGTTAACCTGTTCCACAGCCTGTTTACCTCTGTCAAAGCCATCTCACCGCCCGTCATCGGCAAAATTGTGGCCAGAAGACTCAGCCCGATTCCCGAAGCTTCCCATGTCGGGGTACTGAAAAAACCATCTTTTGATCTGCTGCGAGCCTCTGTGAATCTGATGGTTGCATCTGCCGTGGTCTCCATGGCCACATCCTTGAAACTGCCTTTGTCCACCACCTATGTGACGTTTATGGTCGCCATGGGTTCTTCCTTTTCCGACCAGGCATGGGGCAGAGAAAGCGCTGTATACCGTGTCACCGGAGTTTTAACAGTAGTAGGTGGCTGGTTTATGACCGCCCTTATTGCCTTTGTGGCCGCCTTTATCAGCGGCAATATCATTTACCATTTTGAAATGTACGGCGTGGTCTGCCTGATGATTTTTGTATTTTTGATGATCCGCAGAAATAAAAAGTACCATGAAGGCCATGAGAAGACCAAAGAGGAGATCACCATTTACCACCTTGAAGTGGTGGAAGATTTCCAATCTTCTGTTTCAGCAACTTTTGATCACATTGCCCTTCATCTTCAAGGTATAAGACTCTCTTTAGGGACGGCCTTTGATGCGCTGTTTCAAGAGGATTTGGACACCTTAAGAACGCATCGCAGGAAGGTCAAGCAGTTCCAGGTACACAGCAATATAATCATTGCAAATATTTTTAAAGTGTTACGGCTCCTGCAACGTGGGGATCACAAGGGTTCGTTCAACTATTACCAGATTATCAGGCGTCTTCAAAAACTTAACGACGGATACAGGGACATAGTGATCAGATCCAGCAGGCATGTGGCCAATCGGCACAAGGGGCTTTTACCGGCCCAGATTGAGGAACTCAAGGAAATCAAAACAGAAATCCTCTACATTCTTGAGCAGGTTGAAATCGCATTCAATAAAAAGGATATTGTGGACTGCAATCACATCGCTGCAAGGTTCCACTATCTTAAGGACCTGGTGGATGAATACAATGCCAATCAGATTGCCAGGATTATGGAAGAATCTTCAAAGACACGTCTGAGCATCATGTACTATGCCATTTCCGGCAATTGCGTCATGATGGCTAAACAAACTGTCAAGCTGCTTGAAATATTTAATGAGGCCCTGCCCTCAAAAGACGGCGATCACTCCTGCAGAGGCCGGCACATGGATTGA
- the sat gene encoding sulfate adenylyltransferase, which translates to MSKLVAPHGGKGLVCCKLEGAELEAELKKAEGLKKIEISSQVKGDLIMLGIGGFSPLNGFMTKADWKGVCEDFLLADGTFWPVPVMLDTAADAAADINVGDEITLERNGEIYATMKVEEKFEMTEDEKKWECEKVYKGHGEESEDDVFWKIAMEDHPGVQMVMARKEFCLAGPVKVLSEGEFPEKFKGVYLTPKETRAIMDEKGWANVASMQLRNPMHRSHEHLCKIALDVCDGVLIHSLIGNLKPGDIPADVRIKCIDTLIKGYFVPEHVINAGYPLDMRYAGPREALLHATFRQNYGVNKMIIGRDHAGVGDFYTLFEAQEIFDTIPMPEDDGKRLLCEPLKIDWTFYCYKCDGMASMRTCPHGKDDRVILSGTKLRHALSNNEPVVDHFGREEVLVILREYYASLTEKVEVKLQSHAEGSKM; encoded by the coding sequence ATGTCTAAATTAGTTGCACCCCATGGTGGAAAAGGTCTTGTATGCTGCAAGCTTGAAGGCGCAGAACTGGAAGCTGAACTGAAAAAAGCTGAAGGTCTGAAAAAAATTGAAATCTCTTCCCAGGTTAAAGGCGACCTGATCATGCTGGGTATCGGTGGCTTCTCTCCGCTGAACGGCTTTATGACCAAAGCTGACTGGAAAGGTGTTTGCGAAGACTTCCTGCTGGCTGACGGCACTTTCTGGCCGGTTCCCGTTATGCTTGACACTGCTGCCGATGCTGCCGCAGACATCAATGTTGGCGATGAAATCACCCTGGAAAGAAATGGTGAAATCTATGCCACTATGAAGGTCGAAGAAAAATTCGAAATGACCGAAGACGAGAAAAAATGGGAATGTGAGAAAGTCTACAAAGGTCATGGCGAAGAGTCTGAAGATGACGTATTCTGGAAAATCGCCATGGAAGATCATCCCGGCGTTCAGATGGTTATGGCTAGAAAAGAATTTTGCCTGGCAGGTCCTGTAAAAGTTCTTTCCGAAGGCGAATTCCCCGAAAAATTCAAAGGTGTTTACCTGACCCCCAAAGAAACTCGGGCTATCATGGATGAAAAAGGCTGGGCCAACGTTGCTTCCATGCAGCTGAGAAACCCCATGCACAGATCCCATGAGCATCTGTGCAAGATCGCCCTTGACGTATGTGACGGCGTTCTGATTCACTCTTTGATCGGTAACCTGAAACCCGGCGATATCCCTGCAGACGTACGTATTAAATGCATCGACACCCTGATCAAAGGTTACTTTGTACCCGAGCATGTTATTAACGCCGGATATCCCTTGGACATGAGATATGCAGGTCCCCGTGAAGCCCTGCTGCATGCCACCTTCCGTCAGAACTACGGTGTTAACAAAATGATCATCGGCCGTGATCATGCTGGCGTTGGTGACTTCTACACCCTGTTTGAAGCACAGGAAATTTTTGATACCATCCCCATGCCCGAAGATGACGGCAAACGCCTGCTGTGCGAACCGCTGAAAATTGACTGGACCTTCTACTGCTACAAATGCGACGGCATGGCTTCCATGAGAACCTGCCCCCATGGCAAAGACGACCGTGTTATCCTCTCCGGTACCAAACTGCGTCACGCCCTGTCCAACAACGAACCCGTTGTTGATCACTTTGGCCGTGAAGAAGTTTTGGTTATCCTTAGAGAATACTATGCCAGCCTGACCGAAAAGGTTGAAGTAAAACTGCAGAGCCATGCAGAAGGTTCCAAGATGTAA
- a CDS encoding HAD-IA family hydrolase → MNTAVIKAVVFDCDGVMFDTALANRKFYNDLLDGFNKPPLDDEQFINIHMMTVTAAVEYLFPEMDDHLPVYNMIKSIGYASVIPLMMMEPGLIELLDAIKQAGLVRGVATNRTNTMGKVLLEHKLKKSFDIVVTASDVVNPKPSPDQLEKIMGAFSLLPRQIVFIGDSIYDKKAADSAGTWFVAFKQPGLEAHAHAVSMDEVGELLKLSKYNS, encoded by the coding sequence ATGAATACAGCAGTAATTAAGGCCGTCGTGTTTGATTGTGACGGTGTCATGTTTGATACGGCCTTGGCCAACCGTAAATTTTACAATGATCTCCTGGACGGTTTTAATAAACCACCCCTTGACGATGAGCAGTTTATAAATATTCATATGATGACGGTAACGGCTGCTGTTGAGTATCTTTTTCCAGAGATGGATGACCATCTGCCTGTATACAACATGATTAAAAGTATTGGGTATGCAAGCGTGATCCCTTTGATGATGATGGAACCGGGCCTGATTGAGTTGCTTGATGCCATAAAGCAGGCCGGTCTGGTACGCGGTGTGGCCACGAACCGAACAAATACCATGGGAAAAGTACTCCTTGAACATAAGCTGAAAAAATCATTTGATATTGTTGTTACGGCATCTGATGTGGTTAATCCCAAACCCTCCCCTGATCAGCTTGAAAAAATTATGGGGGCGTTCTCACTGCTGCCCCGGCAGATTGTATTCATCGGGGATTCCATTTACGATAAAAAAGCGGCTGACTCGGCCGGAACCTGGTTTGTTGCATTTAAACAGCCCGGGCTTGAAGCCCATGCCCATGCAGTATCCATGGATGAGGTGGGGGAACTGTTAAAGTTAAGCAAATATAATTCTTGA
- a CDS encoding DUF1573 domain-containing protein — protein sequence MKYVNFIIVFAFLFIFAGPAYVWAGPIAVPVAPVFEFESVLEGQPLTHDFIIKNHGDAPLNITSVRPPUGCDKKAYDRQIPPGGEGKITIGVKTAGYGGRELIKNILVKTDDPENKKFYLKITAKIKEIVRISPSSTVNLIGAPGQTLSEVVTIEPIQMDELKILGMKLKYNKLIKAELIKPGLGQKNWQVKVSCYSDRSADIYDFITLTTDNPNKSHLRIRVYAIFE from the coding sequence ATGAAATACGTTAATTTTATAATTGTTTTTGCATTTCTGTTTATTTTTGCGGGACCGGCGTATGTCTGGGCTGGTCCTATCGCCGTGCCGGTGGCCCCTGTTTTTGAGTTTGAGTCTGTGCTTGAAGGACAGCCTTTAACCCATGATTTTATAATAAAAAATCATGGGGATGCCCCCCTGAACATTACCAGTGTCCGGCCCCCTTGAGGTTGTGACAAAAAAGCCTATGACAGGCAGATTCCCCCGGGCGGGGAAGGGAAAATCACCATTGGCGTTAAGACCGCAGGGTATGGCGGACGTGAGTTGATTAAAAATATTTTGGTTAAAACTGATGACCCTGAAAACAAAAAGTTTTATTTAAAAATTACCGCCAAAATTAAAGAGATTGTCAGAATCAGTCCCTCCTCCACTGTGAACCTCATCGGGGCTCCCGGCCAGACCTTAAGTGAAGTGGTCACAATTGAACCGATACAGATGGATGAATTGAAGATCCTTGGCATGAAGCTTAAGTATAATAAGCTGATAAAGGCTGAGCTGATTAAGCCTGGTCTGGGGCAGAAAAATTGGCAGGTCAAGGTTTCCTGTTATTCCGACCGTTCTGCGGATATTTATGATTTTATTACACTGACAACAGATAACCCCAATAAATCCCATTTGAGAATCAGGGTATATGCCATTTTTGAATAG